In the Sandaracinus amylolyticus genome, CGCGTTCGGCGCGTGGCTGAGGGCGCTGATCGCGGAGTGACGAGGGCGAGGGCGGGTGAGAGGGCGAGGGCGGGTGAGAGGGCGAGGGCGCGGGCGGGCGCGCGTGAGAGGGCGACGGCGCGGGCGAGCGCGCGTGCTGTCGGAGTGCGGCCGCGCTCGCTCATCCCGACTTCCGGGCGATCCGGACGACGACGCTGATCACGTGATCGAGCTCGTCTCGTAGCGCGGGGTCGATCTCGCGCACGTATCCGAGATCCTCGGCGCAATCCAAGCAGCCGAGCACCTCGTTGGCGCTGCCCGCCGCGTTCCAGTACCGCGCATTGCGATTCCGACCTTGCGACTGCGTTCCTTCACGCAGGTTCAGCAGGATCGAGGTGCCGGCGCGGCGCAGCTGTCTCGCAAGATCGACGTCGCGCCGTTCGATCTGCGCGGCGAGCGTTCCGATTCGACGAAGGGCTCGTCGTGCGATGGGATAGATGTCGAGCACGAGCACTGCTCGGGCGGATCCGCGCGACGGTTGCGCCTCGTGACGAGCAAGGCTCGTGAGTCGGTTCGCGACAGGGTTCGTTCCGACTCGGCGGGCTCCTACGCACGTGCGCTCACTCGCCCTCGCCCCCGCACGCTCACCCGCCCTCGCCCTCGCCCCCTCACCCGCCCTCGCCCTCGCTCAGGACACGCTGCGCAGTCGCGCGGCCCGTCCGACGTAGAGCAGGTGGCGCGAGCCGCGCGCGACCTTGCCGCGGGCGCGTACCCGGACGACCTCTCCGTTCAGGCCCGCCGCGCGCAGCGCGCGCGCGAAGCGCGGGCTCTCGAACGCCGACCACACGACGAGCGCGCCGCCCGGGCGCAGCGACGTGCGCAGCCGCTCGAGCCCTCGCGCGCCGTAGAGCCGCGCGTTCGAGGGCACCGTGAGCGCTTCGGGGCCGTTGTCGACGTCGAGCAGGATCGCATCGAAGCGGCTCGGCTCGAGGGCGTCGCCGACGTCGCCGATCTCCACTCGCACCCGCGGATCGTCGAGCGGACGACCTGCGAGCTCCCCGAGCGTGCCGCGGTTCCACTCGACGAGCGCGGGGATCAGCTCGCGCACGACGACCTCGGCGTCCGGCCCGAGCGCGTCGAGCGCGGCGCGCACCGTGTACCCGAGGCCCAGGCCTCCGATCAGCACGCGCACGCCGCGACGCTCGCGGAGGCCCGCGCAGCCGACCTCGGCCATCGCCTCCTCCGAGCCGTGCACGCGGCTCGACATCAGCACTTCGTTGCGCACGCGGACGACCAGCGAGACGCCTTCGCGCGCCAGCGTGATCGGTTCGCCGGCCGGTGTGCTCGCTTCAGCGAGGAGCTCGCGGGGCAGCATCGCAAGCGGAGTATGGGCGCGCCGCGCGTCTCTGCACGTGGCAAGCTCGCCGGTCGCGATGCACGGACGGGTCATGCACGGGCGAAGCGACGCGTCGCTCGCTGGCTCGCAGGCGGATCGCCGCGAGGTCTGGCCCGGCGCTCTGCTCACGAGCCCGGTGCTCGCGTCGGTCGCGCCGTGGGCCGCGCGCCTCGCACGATTTCCTCGTTTTCCCGCGGTCTCGGAGCTCGACGCGACGCTGCGCGATCGACTCGCGATCGAGCCCGGCGTCGCGCTGGAGCCGCAGGTGAAGACGCGGCGGAGGCGTGGCCCGGTCGATCGCGACGCGCTCTACGAAGTGCGCATCCACGTCCACCGCCGCGTGCCGACGCGCGAGCGCTCGTGGCACGACCTCACGAACGCGCTGGTCTGGGCAGCGTTCCCGCGGAGCAAGCGCGCGCTCACCGCACGGCAGCTCGCGATCCTCGACGCGGTGCTCCCGCGCGACGCGGCGCGGCTGCCCAGTGCCCGCACGCGCGAGCAGGACGCGCTCGCGATGCTCGACGAGGGCGGCATCGTGGTGCTCGTCACCCATGCCCACCACGGCGACGCGACGCGCGCCCACGAGGGCGGCGACGAGGACGCGCTGCGGCAGCTGCGCGACGGGGGGCACGCTGCGCCGCTGGTGTTCGGGCACGCGATGATGGAGCACGCGCTCGAGGGCACGCTCGACGTGCGCGGCTACGGTGTCGTGCTCGGGGTCGACGCGCTGCCCGAGACGCTCGAGGCGCGGGTCGACCTCGCGGATCGCGTGCTCGCGGCGTGGATCGCGCGCACCGACGAGCTGCTCCGCCCCTCGCCGTGGCGGGGCCTCTCGCTCGCCGGCGTGGTCGCCTGATCGC is a window encoding:
- a CDS encoding four helix bundle protein, producing the protein MLVLDIYPIARRALRRIGTLAAQIERRDVDLARQLRRAGTSILLNLREGTQSQGRNRNARYWNAAGSANEVLGCLDCAEDLGYVREIDPALRDELDHVISVVVRIARKSG
- a CDS encoding DUF3025 domain-containing protein — its product is MHGRSDASLAGSQADRREVWPGALLTSPVLASVAPWAARLARFPRFPAVSELDATLRDRLAIEPGVALEPQVKTRRRRGPVDRDALYEVRIHVHRRVPTRERSWHDLTNALVWAAFPRSKRALTARQLAILDAVLPRDAARLPSARTREQDALAMLDEGGIVVLVTHAHHGDATRAHEGGDEDALRQLRDGGHAAPLVFGHAMMEHALEGTLDVRGYGVVLGVDALPETLEARVDLADRVLAAWIARTDELLRPSPWRGLSLAGVVA